In the genome of Deltaproteobacteria bacterium, one region contains:
- a CDS encoding Glu/Leu/Phe/Val dehydrogenase, with amino-acid sequence MDKTCNDETKPLDMHNLQFDMAAQYLDHDAWILEKIKHPRREFSVKFPLQMDDGHIELLSGYRVQHNTLRGPAKGGIRYHPLVNLDEVRALAGWMTWKCAVVDLPFGGAKGGVTCDPSAMSAKEIERLTRRYIWEISPVIGPEIDIPAPDMNTNPQVMAWIVDTYSVFKGYTCNSVVTGKPISIGGSLGRLKATSQGCVYVLEEAAKILNLNLAGCRVAVQGFGNVGYHGAELLHRMGIKVIAVSDVEGGVYNEAGLDPGKVLLHQQKSRHLPGYPDGEPLTNRELLTLPCDVLILAAMEGQINRTNAPDIKAKVIVEGANGPTSPLADEILESNGVFIIPDILANAGGVTVSYFEWVQNVQKLFWSEKDVNQRLEEIMKRAFAEVYAIARDKKVSMRTAAYILGIGRVAEAKRVRGIFP; translated from the coding sequence ATGGACAAGACTTGTAATGACGAGACCAAGCCTCTGGATATGCATAACCTGCAATTCGATATGGCGGCCCAATATTTGGACCATGATGCCTGGATCTTGGAAAAAATCAAGCACCCCCGCCGGGAATTCTCGGTCAAGTTTCCCCTTCAAATGGATGACGGGCATATCGAATTGCTCTCCGGCTATCGGGTTCAACATAATACCCTGCGCGGTCCGGCCAAAGGGGGCATCCGCTATCATCCCCTGGTCAATCTCGACGAGGTGCGGGCCCTGGCCGGCTGGATGACCTGGAAATGCGCCGTTGTGGACCTCCCTTTCGGAGGGGCCAAGGGGGGGGTTACTTGCGACCCTTCGGCTATGTCCGCCAAAGAAATCGAACGACTCACCCGGAGGTATATCTGGGAGATCTCCCCGGTCATCGGACCGGAGATCGATATTCCGGCCCCGGATATGAACACCAATCCCCAGGTCATGGCCTGGATCGTTGACACCTATAGCGTCTTCAAAGGCTATACCTGCAACAGCGTGGTGACAGGCAAACCGATTTCCATCGGCGGTTCCCTGGGAAGACTCAAGGCCACTTCTCAGGGATGCGTTTACGTATTGGAGGAGGCAGCCAAGATTCTCAACCTGAACCTGGCTGGCTGCCGGGTAGCGGTCCAGGGATTCGGGAACGTGGGCTATCATGGGGCCGAACTCCTTCACCGGATGGGGATCAAGGTGATTGCCGTATCGGACGTTGAGGGCGGTGTCTACAACGAGGCCGGCCTGGACCCGGGCAAAGTCCTTCTTCATCAGCAGAAGTCACGGCACCTGCCGGGCTATCCGGATGGTGAACCCTTAACCAACCGGGAACTCCTGACCCTGCCCTGCGATGTCCTGATCCTGGCCGCCATGGAGGGGCAGATAAACCGCACCAACGCCCCTGATATAAAAGCAAAAGTCATTGTCGAAGGGGCCAATGGTCCCACCAGCCCTTTGGCCGATGAAATCCTGGAAAGCAACGGGGTGTTTATCATCCCCGACATCCTGGCCAACGCCGGCGGCGTTACGGTTTCCTATTTCGAATGGGTTCAGAACGTCCAGAAATTGTTCTGGTCCGAAAAGGACGTCAACCAGCGGCTGGAAGAGATCATGAAACGGGCCTTTGCCGAGGTCTATGCCATTGCCCGGGATAAAAAGGTCTCCATGCGCACCGCCGCTTATATCCTCGGCATTGGCCGGGTGGCCGAGGCCAAAAGAGTCAGGGGGATATTCCCTTGA